The following coding sequences are from one Syngnathus acus chromosome 12, fSynAcu1.2, whole genome shotgun sequence window:
- the si:dkey-242g16.2 gene encoding protein phosphatase 1 regulatory subunit 3C-B, translating into MNCTRVLPTFGSHPQPTGMPVDLAMCLSLSQRRRLYQLLSMKPTLRYNPPTGSLLRTSFHSSNQPSSSQSSSPSPSDLQSCLLRKAGKPGKKRVVFADSKGLALTAVHLFMPDTEPPDPTMIQNHKYRLGFPQPSLDSKAFLARLRETNIQLESCNVSECSLSGKVHVCHGNSDKAVHLRLTFDSWQHHFDIPCKFLQQQRCLGFDVDVFTFDLSLPQNLDLIEGIEFCVSFRPGCGTSMHWDNNRGKNYKVYLEKDEKDGLPF; encoded by the exons ATGAATTGCACAAG AGTCCTGCCCACCTTTGGCAGTCACCCTCAGCCAACTGGGATGCCAGTCGACCTCGCCATGTGCTTAAGTCTGAGCCAGCGTCGAAGACTTTACCAACTTCTATCCATGAAACCTACTTTGCGTTATAATCCTCCCACTGGCAGTCTGCTGAGAACCAGCTTTCACTCTTCCAATCAACCTTCTTCCTCCCAGTCATCTTCACCCTCACCCTCTGATCTTCAGAGCTGTCTCCTCAGGAAAGCCGGAAAGCCGGGCAAAAAGCGTGTTGTGTTTGCCGACTCCAAAGGACTTGCCCTCACTGCGGTACATCTATTTATGCCTGATACTGAACCGCCCGATCCAACCATGATACAGAACCACAAGTATCGTCTGGGCTTCCCTCAGCCGTCACTCGACTCCAAAGCGTTCCTGGCACGCCTGCGAGAGACAAACATACAGTTGGAAAGCTGCAACGTTTCCGAATGTTCCCTCAGCGGCAAAGTGCACGTCTGCCACGGGAACAGCGACAAGGCGGTCCACTTAAGGCTCACCTTTGACTCCTGGCAGCACCACTTTGACATTCCATGCAAGTTCTTACAACAGCAGCGGTGTCTCGGTTTCGATGTGGATGTTTTTACCTTCGATCTGAGCTTACCTCAGAACCTTGACCTGATCGAGGGGATCGAGTTCTGCGTGTCTTTCAGGCCTGGATGCGGCACTTCTATGCACTGGGACAACAACAGAGgaaaaaattacaaagtgtACTTGGAAAAAGACGAAAAGGACGGGTTACCATTTTGA